The sequence below is a genomic window from Mycobacterium spongiae.
AGTCGCCCGGGCAGCCTTCGTCGGTACATGAGGTAGCCCACGGCCGCCGCAACGGTCAGGCCGGCGCCGATGGCAAGATCTCTCGCCTCCTGGGTCCAGAGCGTCACGACGACCCCGGCAATGGCGATCAGCGGTGGTAGGGGCCACAGTGGCATCCGAAACGGGCGGGCAAGGCTGCGATCCCGAATGCGACAGATAATGGCCGACATCGCCACCAGCAGGTACACCGTCGCAATCACAACGCCCGTGAAGGTGATCAGTTTGTGCAGCGAGACAACCATGCACAACAGCCCGTTGCCGGCAAACAGAAACAAAAACCCGCGAACCGGGACCCTGGACTTGGGGGACACCCGACCGAAGAGAAGCTGTAGCTGCCGCGGCAGCAGCCCATCCCGGGCGGCAGCGTAGTAAGCGCGGGCATACCCGAGGTTTGCCACCAATCCCGTGTTGAACATCGCCACGACCACGCCGGCCACCAGAATCGCGGCGCCAACCGGACCCATGAGGTGGCGAGCCAGCAGCTCCACCGGAGAACCATCGGCGATAGTCATCGGAAGATCACGGATCGCTAGCGTCGCGGCGATGACCGCGAGGCACTCGACCACCACCGCCAGCACCGCGGACACCACTACGGCGTACGGAATCGCACGCCGCGATCCGGCTGTCTCTTCGGAGAAATACAGGGGCCAGTCGTAGCCGTTGAACGCGAACAGCGCCGGTCCCACCGCGGCGAAGATGCCGACGATGCCGACACCAACGAGCGCGTCCTGGTGCCCTACCGTCACGGGTTCGGTGAACGGGTTCGTGGCCCCGGAGATGTGGCCAAAGGCCACGCCGGTAAAGACGACAATGACAACCAGCTCCAGTGCCAGCATGGCCGCGGCGACCCAGCTCGCGGGGGCGATCTTTCCGATGGACAACGCCGTGATCAGCGCCATCATCGCCAGGGCCAGCCACCGCGTTGGGATGGCGC
It includes:
- a CDS encoding APC family permease, with product MNVLAIAVSAISPTTSVFLIYGDGLEIAGTGVVWAFVIGSAIAVCMALCYAEVGSVFPSAGGAYTIVRRAIGPVWGGVTTVLFLLLGVVSTAAILVAAATYLSSLVGSAIPTRWLALAMMALITALSIGKIAPASWVAAAMLALELVVIVVFTGVAFGHISGATNPFTEPVTVGHQDALVGVGIVGIFAAVGPALFAFNGYDWPLYFSEETAGSRRAIPYAVVVSAVLAVVVECLAVIAATLAIRDLPMTIADGSPVELLARHLMGPVGAAILVAGVVVAMFNTGLVANLGYARAYYAAARDGLLPRQLQLLFGRVSPKSRVPVRGFLFLFAGNGLLCMVVSLHKLITFTGVVIATVYLLVAMSAIICRIRDRSLARPFRMPLWPLPPLIAIAGVVVTLWTQEARDLAIGAGLTVAAAVGYLMYRRRLPGRLPPPATPPDNPSAASA